A DNA window from Luteolibacter luteus contains the following coding sequences:
- a CDS encoding non-ribosomal peptide synthetase, whose amino-acid sequence MSEAPHSIDATAAPADGTEDLLAFPASIAQQVFWYLELLQPGVTAFNIPMRFRLEGPLDARMLERTLHTIVDRHESLRTHFEEDNGEVLQVVRPAIDFTLAVHDVSMLPENERQAEADRLGSIEAQRPFQLATGPVFRAELVKLSPILHILHVTVHHAMFDGSSMTVLTQELAQIYQAYHEGKECPLEAPALQYGDFSVWQKDFLSGPEIEKQLGYWKRRLAGMTELDLPTDRPRPAAKTWNGDLVSTLLPRELTGRLQGIAAREGATLYHLLLAAYKVLLHRYSGGTDIAVGSPITGRTRAELEPLIGVFINSLILRSDLSGDPSFETFVRQVRDTALEAVDNQDLPFECLVRALKPTRDQSRNPLFQVNFTHQRSFAKAGHFGGVDLIPIPSRSPGAIFDLHFFMVERAEGWRVTCDFSSDLFDRSTARRMLGHYQRLLENIAQDPSKPLSALEILTDAEKETLSRQWSGSEREYPREATIGQLFTETALRFPERTAIEFGDLTLSYRELYAEASAIAATLIAAGVRPGDLVPLCTKPSPEMIVGLVGILLAGGAYVPLDPDYPAERFALLLAESSAKVALAASGCREAFGAWQGSALEIPALGKAATPARLPELARALGAEAPAYLLFTSGSTGKPKGVLVPHRAVARLVKNCDFIEIAENDVFLQAAPLSFDASTLEIWGPLLNGGKLVIPARGTGLDEIASAVRDKGVTTLWLTAGLFQVMMEEHAESLKGLRYLLAGGDVLSVSHVRRALDLLPQTKLINGYGPTENTTFTTCHAIKAEDCERPSIPIGRPVGNTTVFILDELGRQLPAGIPGELLTGGDGLALGYHNDAALTAERFIQHPQFGRLYRTGDLCRWLADGSIEFIGRRDHQVKVRGFRIELGEIETMLASHPEVRQAKVAVRGDSSETKRVLAWALTEQGSLLDANALSVWLSSRLPAFLRPDGVMVLSSFPITANGKIDVATLPDPVTATPAARTSFIPPQGETEQKLAILWSELLEVSEIGRNDDFFALGGHSLMALRLFSRINREFGRTLPLAALLSHPTIAQLSDLIVPRTGQLSPADAGDKKGHLVTLSEGNGQPPLFCIHGGDGGVLFYRSLAELMPRDLPMHAIESLALSSNNPIESASVEETAAAYVKLLLASHPGGPFRLAGYSYGGVVAHEMACILGEQGHKVEFLGLFDTHNPVAPSKRYSLPGRFNAFWQQQQDLPLPARLERLRERIAEGIATNRRVKAEVAAAFSSGPAEAHSDLRRVQVREENWRAMQAYKPRPFGGQITLFKAMTLSDKVEWPSDYGWTPYTYGGLRIVPVPGQHLTLFDPGNVEELAKALSAQFHRP is encoded by the coding sequence ATGAGCGAAGCACCGCACAGCATCGACGCGACCGCCGCCCCCGCAGATGGGACAGAGGACTTGCTCGCCTTTCCGGCATCCATCGCCCAGCAGGTCTTCTGGTATCTCGAACTGCTGCAGCCGGGAGTTACGGCCTTCAACATTCCGATGCGCTTCCGTCTGGAAGGCCCTCTGGATGCCAGGATGCTGGAACGCACGCTGCATACGATCGTGGATCGTCATGAGTCGCTGCGGACGCATTTTGAAGAGGACAATGGCGAGGTGCTGCAAGTCGTGAGGCCCGCGATCGACTTCACGCTTGCGGTCCACGATGTCTCCATGCTTCCGGAGAACGAGCGGCAGGCCGAAGCCGACCGCCTCGGCAGTATCGAGGCACAGCGCCCGTTCCAACTGGCGACGGGACCGGTCTTCCGCGCGGAGCTGGTGAAGCTTTCGCCGATCCTTCATATCCTGCACGTCACGGTGCATCACGCGATGTTCGACGGCTCGTCGATGACGGTGCTGACCCAGGAACTCGCGCAGATCTACCAAGCCTATCATGAAGGCAAGGAGTGCCCGTTGGAAGCCCCTGCCCTGCAGTACGGCGACTTCAGCGTGTGGCAGAAGGATTTCCTCTCCGGTCCCGAGATCGAGAAGCAACTCGGCTATTGGAAGAGGCGTCTCGCCGGCATGACGGAGCTGGACCTTCCCACCGACCGTCCGCGTCCTGCGGCAAAGACTTGGAATGGAGATCTGGTCTCCACACTTCTTCCGCGGGAACTCACCGGCAGGCTGCAAGGGATCGCAGCTCGCGAAGGGGCCACCCTCTATCACCTGCTGCTGGCCGCCTACAAGGTGCTGCTGCACCGCTACAGCGGCGGCACGGACATCGCGGTGGGCTCGCCAATCACCGGGCGCACTCGCGCCGAACTGGAGCCTCTTATCGGGGTCTTCATCAATTCGCTGATCCTGCGGAGCGATCTCTCGGGAGATCCCTCCTTCGAAACTTTTGTACGTCAGGTGCGCGATACCGCCTTGGAAGCGGTGGACAATCAGGACCTGCCTTTCGAATGCCTGGTGCGCGCGCTGAAACCGACACGCGACCAGAGCCGCAACCCGCTCTTTCAAGTCAACTTCACGCACCAGAGATCCTTCGCGAAGGCAGGCCACTTCGGAGGAGTCGATCTGATCCCCATCCCCTCGCGCTCGCCGGGCGCGATTTTCGACCTTCACTTCTTCATGGTGGAACGCGCCGAAGGCTGGCGCGTGACCTGCGATTTCAGCAGCGATCTCTTCGACCGCTCCACCGCACGGCGCATGCTGGGGCATTACCAACGCCTATTGGAAAACATTGCGCAGGATCCGTCGAAGCCGCTCTCTGCGCTGGAAATTCTCACCGATGCCGAGAAAGAGACGCTTTCCCGGCAGTGGTCCGGCAGCGAGCGCGAGTATCCTCGCGAAGCAACCATCGGCCAACTCTTCACGGAGACGGCACTCCGCTTCCCGGAGCGCACGGCGATCGAGTTCGGGGATCTCACGCTGAGCTATCGTGAACTTTACGCCGAGGCGTCCGCCATCGCGGCCACTCTGATCGCTGCCGGCGTGCGGCCAGGCGATCTTGTCCCGCTCTGCACCAAGCCTTCGCCGGAGATGATCGTTGGCCTTGTGGGAATCCTGCTCGCAGGTGGTGCCTATGTGCCACTGGACCCGGACTACCCTGCAGAGCGTTTCGCCCTCCTACTCGCGGAGTCATCGGCCAAGGTCGCACTTGCAGCTTCCGGCTGCCGCGAGGCCTTCGGCGCATGGCAAGGTTCTGCGCTGGAGATCCCGGCGCTAGGCAAGGCTGCCACACCCGCCCGCTTGCCCGAGCTCGCGCGCGCGCTCGGAGCCGAGGCACCCGCCTATCTCCTCTTTACCTCCGGCTCCACTGGCAAGCCGAAGGGTGTGCTGGTGCCGCATCGCGCCGTCGCCCGCCTGGTGAAGAACTGCGACTTCATTGAGATCGCTGAGAACGACGTCTTCCTGCAGGCCGCGCCACTTTCCTTCGATGCCTCCACGCTCGAGATCTGGGGACCGCTGTTGAATGGTGGCAAGCTGGTAATTCCCGCACGTGGCACCGGCCTTGATGAGATCGCTTCCGCCGTCCGCGACAAGGGTGTCACCACACTCTGGCTCACCGCCGGACTTTTCCAAGTAATGATGGAAGAGCACGCGGAATCGCTCAAAGGCCTGCGCTACTTGTTGGCAGGTGGCGATGTGCTGTCCGTGTCACACGTGCGCCGTGCACTCGACCTGCTGCCGCAGACGAAGCTCATCAACGGCTACGGCCCCACGGAAAACACCACCTTCACGACCTGCCACGCGATCAAGGCCGAGGACTGTGAAAGACCTTCGATCCCGATCGGAAGACCCGTCGGAAACACGACCGTTTTCATTCTCGACGAGCTTGGTCGCCAGCTTCCCGCCGGCATTCCCGGAGAACTTCTTACCGGCGGAGATGGCCTCGCCCTAGGCTACCACAACGACGCCGCACTTACCGCAGAGAGATTCATCCAGCACCCGCAGTTCGGCCGCCTCTATCGGACCGGTGACCTCTGTCGCTGGCTGGCAGACGGCTCGATCGAGTTCATCGGGCGTCGCGACCATCAGGTGAAAGTCCGCGGCTTCCGCATCGAACTCGGCGAGATCGAGACGATGCTAGCCTCGCATCCCGAGGTCCGTCAGGCGAAGGTCGCAGTGCGCGGCGACAGCTCGGAAACCAAGCGTGTCCTCGCGTGGGCGCTCACGGAGCAAGGCAGCCTGCTCGATGCCAATGCTCTCTCTGTCTGGCTCTCCTCACGCCTGCCCGCCTTCCTGCGTCCCGATGGGGTAATGGTCCTCTCCAGCTTCCCGATCACCGCAAACGGGAAGATCGACGTCGCCACGCTACCGGATCCAGTGACGGCCACACCTGCCGCGCGTACGAGTTTTATCCCGCCGCAGGGAGAGACGGAACAGAAGCTTGCGATCCTCTGGAGCGAACTCTTGGAGGTTTCAGAGATCGGACGAAATGACGATTTCTTCGCCCTAGGCGGCCACTCGCTGATGGCACTGCGCCTTTTCTCCCGCATCAACCGGGAATTCGGCCGGACGCTTCCGCTGGCAGCACTCCTGAGTCATCCCACGATCGCCCAGTTGTCAGACCTCATTGTCCCGCGGACCGGGCAGCTTTCCCCAGCAGATGCAGGCGACAAGAAGGGCCACCTCGTCACCCTTTCCGAAGGAAACGGGCAACCTCCGCTCTTCTGTATTCATGGTGGTGATGGAGGCGTGCTCTTCTATCGCAGCCTGGCCGAGCTCATGCCGCGCGATCTGCCGATGCATGCCATCGAATCGCTTGCACTAAGCAGCAATAACCCCATCGAGTCGGCCAGCGTGGAAGAGACGGCGGCCGCTTATGTGAAGCTGCTGCTTGCCAGCCACCCCGGCGGACCTTTCCGCCTGGCAGGTTATTCTTACGGGGGCGTGGTCGCGCACGAGATGGCATGCATCCTGGGAGAACAGGGTCACAAGGTGGAGTTCCTCGGGCTCTTCGACACCCACAATCCGGTTGCACCTTCCAAGCGCTATTCCCTGCCCGGGCGCTTCAATGCCTTCTGGCAACAACAGCAAGACCTGCCGCTTCCCGCGCGCCTCGAGCGTCTCCGCGAGCGAATCGCCGAAGGGATAGCGACCAACCGTCGCGTGAAAGCCGAGGTCGCCGCGGCCTTTAGTTCGGGTCCCGCCGAAGCTCATAGCGACCTCCGCCGCGTACAGGTGCGTGAGGAGAACTGGCGAGCCATGCAGGCTTACAAGCCGCGTCCTTTCGGAGGACAGATCACCCTATTCAAGGCGATGACCCTCAGCGACAAGGTCGAGTGGCCCAGCGATTACGGCTGGACTCCCTACACCTATGGGGGGCTCAGGATCGTCCCGGTGCCCGGCCAGCACCTCACCCTCTTTGATCCCGGGAATGTGGAGGAACTCGCAAAGGCACTTTCCGCGCAGTTCCATCGTCCCTGA
- a CDS encoding PEP-CTERM sorting domain-containing protein — MNLYALLACAILALVLPGFSQSLSWDTDGTPGTEAFGNTLVFADGALGMSITSWGHTHGRKNDSFESGKSIIYPTGVGVTNRDEGMRVPEHQIDNGRGNDWVLIVFDSAVTDVKIEVDPYGVWDRDVTYYTANLSRDVDLSGLTYSDLADLGFGERTDDLGTRSSEAREIEIQGATTSFNAVLIGAQLGKQGFRGVDRFKIDGVSATPAVPEPSVTFLGLIGMIGLLRRRR; from the coding sequence GTGAATCTCTACGCCCTCTTGGCGTGCGCTATCCTTGCGCTCGTCCTGCCGGGTTTCTCCCAGTCCCTCTCATGGGATACGGACGGAACGCCAGGCACGGAAGCTTTTGGCAATACCCTCGTGTTTGCCGATGGCGCCCTCGGCATGAGCATCACGTCCTGGGGGCATACCCACGGGAGGAAGAACGATTCCTTCGAATCCGGAAAATCGATCATTTATCCCACCGGTGTCGGCGTCACGAATCGCGACGAAGGAATGCGCGTGCCGGAACACCAGATCGACAACGGCCGCGGCAATGATTGGGTCCTCATCGTTTTCGATAGCGCCGTGACGGACGTGAAGATCGAGGTCGATCCCTACGGCGTTTGGGATCGCGACGTCACCTACTACACTGCCAATCTGAGTCGCGATGTGGACCTCTCCGGACTGACCTATTCTGACTTGGCCGATCTCGGCTTCGGTGAACGCACCGATGATCTTGGCACACGTAGCAGCGAAGCACGTGAGATCGAGATCCAAGGGGCCACGACGAGCTTCAATGCCGTTCTCATCGGCGCCCAGCTCGGAAAGCAGGGCTTCCGCGGGGTAGACCGCTTCAAGATCGACGGTGTCAGTGCCACACCTGCCGTGCCGGAGCCTTCGGTTACCTTCCTGGGACTGATCGGGATGATCGGGCTCCTGCGTCGCCGACGCTAG
- a CDS encoding glycoside hydrolase family 43 protein — MASAEEKTSGNPIFEGWYADPEAIVFGNEYWVFPTYSAPYGEQTHFDAFSSSDLVKWKKHEKIIDTKDIKWAKRAMWAPSIIEKDKKYYFFFSANDIQNNEQEGGIGVAVANKPDGPYKDLIGKPLIDKFHHGAQPIDGFVFRDDDGSHYFIYGGWRHCNIAKLKDDFKGFEPFEGGEIFKSITPEGYVEGPFVFKKDGKYYFMWSEGGWTGPDYRVAYAISDSLFGPHKRIGVVLQQDDKVARGAGHHSVIHNKKDDSWYIVYHRRPLTETDGNHRETCIEKLEFDEKGLIKPVTMTTEGVSASPLK; from the coding sequence ATGGCTTCCGCTGAAGAAAAGACCTCCGGGAATCCGATCTTTGAAGGTTGGTATGCTGACCCGGAGGCGATTGTTTTCGGAAACGAGTATTGGGTCTTCCCAACCTACTCGGCTCCGTATGGCGAGCAGACCCATTTCGATGCCTTCTCCTCAAGCGATCTCGTGAAGTGGAAGAAGCACGAGAAGATCATCGACACCAAGGACATCAAGTGGGCGAAGCGCGCAATGTGGGCGCCGTCCATCATCGAGAAGGACAAGAAATACTACTTCTTTTTCAGCGCGAACGATATCCAGAACAACGAGCAGGAAGGTGGCATCGGCGTGGCCGTGGCCAACAAGCCTGACGGTCCTTACAAGGATCTCATCGGCAAGCCGCTGATCGACAAATTCCATCACGGCGCGCAGCCGATCGATGGTTTCGTTTTCCGCGATGACGACGGATCGCACTACTTCATTTACGGCGGTTGGCGCCACTGCAACATCGCGAAGCTGAAGGACGACTTCAAGGGCTTCGAACCCTTCGAAGGCGGAGAGATCTTCAAGTCGATCACACCCGAGGGTTACGTCGAGGGACCGTTTGTCTTCAAGAAGGACGGGAAGTATTACTTCATGTGGTCCGAAGGTGGCTGGACGGGGCCGGATTACCGCGTGGCCTACGCGATCTCGGACTCTCTCTTTGGACCGCACAAGCGCATCGGCGTGGTGCTTCAACAGGATGATAAGGTCGCGCGAGGGGCGGGCCACCATTCCGTGATCCACAACAAGAAGGATGACAGCTGGTATATCGTTTACCACCGCCGCCCGCTGACTGAAACGGATGGCAACCATCGCGAAACCTGTATCGAGAAGCTGGAGTTCGACGAGAAAGGCCTGATCAAGCCGGTGACGATGACCACCGAAGGTGTGTCGGCGAGCCCGCTGAAGTGA
- a CDS encoding class I SAM-dependent methyltransferase produces MSKQASLTHDVPASSKDALMAELASLRGEREDLKAEVADLRARLAKEGGWAAGHYYSPIPDKEEVLRQIEVKRGEIPSVPEIEMNREGQEALLREFAGYYDSIPFPEEQARGFRYFFRNDWFAYADAIFLHCILRKHRPQRIIEVGSGFSSAVMLDTIDRFFSDLPELTFIEPYPQRLKSLLRSNDAKRATILEKKVQEVPVEVFGKLGAGDLLFIDSSHVIKCGGDLQFLMFDVLPHLPSGVLVHFHDIFYPFEYPEQWLQQERNWNELYLLRAFLAHNESWEVHFFNSYVASEFGDTIAAHLPLAAKSAGGSIYLRKL; encoded by the coding sequence ATGTCGAAACAGGCCTCTCTAACCCACGATGTTCCTGCGTCCTCCAAGGATGCCTTGATGGCGGAACTTGCCTCCCTGCGCGGCGAAAGGGAGGACCTCAAGGCGGAGGTGGCGGACCTCCGCGCCCGGCTCGCAAAAGAGGGGGGCTGGGCAGCGGGCCACTATTATTCACCGATTCCGGACAAGGAGGAAGTGCTGCGCCAGATCGAGGTGAAGCGTGGGGAGATTCCCTCGGTTCCCGAAATTGAGATGAATCGGGAAGGTCAGGAAGCGCTCCTCCGGGAGTTTGCCGGCTACTACGATTCCATCCCTTTCCCAGAGGAACAGGCCCGGGGCTTCCGCTATTTTTTCCGGAACGATTGGTTCGCCTATGCCGATGCGATTTTTCTTCACTGCATTCTTCGGAAGCACCGTCCGCAACGGATCATCGAGGTGGGCTCGGGCTTTTCGTCGGCGGTGATGCTCGACACGATCGACCGCTTCTTCAGTGATTTGCCGGAGCTCACTTTCATCGAGCCCTATCCGCAGCGCCTGAAAAGCCTCCTGAGAAGTAACGACGCGAAGCGCGCCACCATTCTGGAAAAGAAGGTTCAGGAGGTGCCAGTCGAGGTGTTCGGCAAGCTCGGGGCGGGAGATCTCCTGTTCATCGATTCAAGCCACGTCATCAAGTGCGGCGGAGATCTCCAGTTCTTGATGTTCGATGTGCTGCCCCACCTTCCGTCCGGCGTCTTGGTTCATTTTCACGATATCTTCTATCCTTTCGAGTATCCGGAGCAGTGGCTTCAGCAGGAGCGGAACTGGAACGAGCTTTACCTGCTCCGCGCCTTCCTCGCCCATAACGAGAGCTGGGAGGTCCATTTCTTCAACAGCTACGTGGCTTCCGAATTCGGCGACACGATAGCGGCGCATCTGCCTTTGGCCGCGAAAAGCGCGGGGGGGAGCATTTACCTGCGGAAGCTCTGA
- a CDS encoding SMI1/KNR4 family protein, with the protein MSVSDIIRYVETHDRGLYRIFAQQGSEPSPAEISAFESEIGFALPDEFRELAIHPLGGLYISASEEVWPEPEPYSVGPMWSFLRGLLVYSLSSAAPDWLHMRSAWQEMKNAGAGDLVPFLKILGDADPYCFTPEGKIVIWRHEDPENPEAVDMSFSEAVMHEIRALEERTQRKIRGEDQQAPEGLTS; encoded by the coding sequence GTGTCCGTTTCCGACATCATTCGCTACGTTGAGACCCACGATCGGGGCCTCTATCGCATCTTCGCCCAACAAGGTTCCGAGCCTTCGCCAGCCGAGATCTCGGCATTCGAAAGCGAGATCGGCTTTGCCTTGCCGGATGAGTTCCGGGAACTCGCCATTCACCCCTTGGGCGGACTCTACATCTCAGCCTCGGAAGAGGTCTGGCCTGAGCCGGAGCCCTATAGCGTCGGACCGATGTGGTCCTTCCTCAGGGGCCTGTTAGTTTACAGCCTCTCCTCCGCGGCACCGGATTGGCTGCACATGCGCTCGGCATGGCAAGAGATGAAAAACGCAGGTGCTGGCGACCTGGTCCCCTTTCTGAAGATCCTCGGTGATGCCGATCCCTACTGCTTCACGCCTGAAGGGAAGATCGTGATCTGGCGTCACGAAGATCCGGAGAATCCGGAAGCCGTGGACATGAGCTTCTCCGAAGCCGTCATGCACGAAATCCGCGCGCTTGAAGAACGCACACAGCGGAAGATCCGCGGCGAGGACCAGCAAGCACCCGAAGGCCTCACCTCCTGA
- a CDS encoding ATP-dependent helicase, producing the protein MAGGFSFDSLNKAQRDAVASLDGPVLILAGAGTGKTRTVTCRISNMLEVGIPPENILAVTFTNKAASEMRERIGGMVSKKKAEAMTVCTFHSLCVRLLRGGIHKLGYKKNFSICTQSDQVGIMKQLIVRMGGTDEKVKAEAVLAEISRAKNRSIALEDMEDDFFSSLAVAYQNELRAQNAVDFDDLLVLAELLLREHHDVRDYFRSVYKRVTVDEFQDTNGLQMRLLQQLVGPPYHVCVVGDDDQSIYGFRGAESANILEFERFFPNPKVILLEENYRSSHAILHTANSLIRRNVGRREKSLKSTIMGGEPVKVVGMPGDEEEAVYITEEILVDKARGNRPWEDFAVLFRTNKQSRKLEEALRERKIPYRMVGAQSFYDRREVKDALAYIALLDDPEADVPLLRVLNSPPRGIGQATAMLATDYSREIGASVWRALTDENFLSQLSTKVRNSIETFTSQVLTAKLKVDAKVMPPNHVLKEFLDEIEYLPWLERGCKTDQEKTQRNEGLGEVLKELAKAHERGKSLRKFLDDSALASDREEDDLEKKSGATLITLHASKGLEFPIVFLVGLEEGVLPHQRSVTEGTKDEERRLLYVGITRAQQKLALTYCTVRMKWGQQHACQPSSFLMELDDEYLIHTSYDDVMGAEVDDEELGDFFGGLKDFLNG; encoded by the coding sequence ATGGCAGGTGGTTTCTCTTTCGATTCTCTCAACAAGGCCCAACGGGATGCCGTGGCCTCCTTGGATGGCCCGGTCTTGATTCTGGCCGGGGCAGGAACCGGGAAAACGCGCACGGTGACCTGCCGCATCTCGAACATGCTGGAGGTGGGGATCCCGCCCGAGAATATCCTGGCGGTGACCTTCACCAACAAGGCCGCCTCCGAAATGCGCGAGCGTATCGGCGGCATGGTCTCGAAGAAGAAGGCGGAGGCGATGACCGTCTGCACCTTCCACTCGCTCTGCGTGCGCTTGCTGCGCGGCGGTATCCACAAGCTGGGCTATAAGAAGAATTTCTCCATCTGCACGCAGAGCGACCAGGTGGGCATCATGAAGCAGCTCATCGTCCGGATGGGCGGCACGGATGAAAAGGTGAAGGCGGAAGCCGTGCTGGCCGAGATCTCGCGGGCAAAGAACCGCAGCATCGCGCTGGAGGACATGGAGGATGACTTTTTCTCCTCTCTCGCCGTGGCGTATCAGAACGAGCTGCGCGCGCAGAACGCGGTGGACTTCGATGACCTGCTGGTGCTCGCCGAGCTGCTGCTGCGCGAGCATCACGACGTGCGAGACTACTTCCGCAGCGTTTACAAGCGGGTTACGGTCGATGAGTTCCAGGACACCAACGGCCTGCAGATGCGTCTGCTCCAGCAACTCGTAGGGCCGCCGTATCACGTCTGCGTGGTGGGCGATGACGACCAATCGATCTACGGCTTCCGCGGTGCGGAAAGTGCGAACATCCTGGAGTTCGAGCGCTTCTTCCCGAATCCAAAGGTTATCCTGCTGGAGGAGAACTACCGTTCTTCCCATGCGATCCTGCATACCGCGAACAGCCTGATCCGCCGGAACGTCGGACGCCGGGAAAAGTCGCTCAAGTCGACCATCATGGGCGGGGAGCCGGTAAAGGTGGTCGGCATGCCGGGCGATGAAGAGGAGGCAGTCTACATCACCGAGGAAATCCTGGTGGACAAGGCGCGCGGCAATCGGCCGTGGGAAGATTTCGCGGTGCTTTTCCGCACCAACAAGCAGAGCCGCAAGCTGGAGGAGGCACTGCGCGAGCGGAAGATCCCGTACCGCATGGTCGGTGCGCAGAGCTTCTACGATCGCCGTGAGGTAAAGGATGCGCTGGCTTACATCGCTCTGCTCGATGATCCGGAGGCGGATGTGCCGCTGCTGCGCGTGTTGAATTCACCACCGCGCGGGATCGGCCAAGCGACGGCGATGCTGGCCACGGATTACAGCCGTGAGATCGGGGCCAGCGTCTGGCGTGCCTTGACCGATGAGAACTTCCTTTCGCAGCTCTCGACGAAGGTCCGAAATTCAATCGAGACATTCACCTCCCAGGTCCTCACCGCGAAGCTGAAGGTGGATGCCAAGGTCATGCCGCCGAACCATGTCCTGAAGGAGTTCCTCGACGAGATCGAGTATCTCCCGTGGCTGGAGCGGGGTTGCAAGACGGACCAAGAAAAGACCCAGCGGAACGAAGGGCTCGGCGAGGTGCTGAAGGAGCTGGCCAAGGCGCACGAGCGTGGCAAGAGCTTGCGGAAATTCCTCGATGACAGCGCGCTGGCCTCCGACCGGGAGGAAGATGACCTTGAGAAAAAATCCGGTGCGACGCTGATCACGCTTCACGCGTCGAAGGGGCTGGAGTTCCCGATCGTGTTCCTTGTCGGCCTGGAAGAAGGCGTGCTACCGCACCAGCGCAGTGTAACCGAAGGCACGAAGGACGAAGAACGCCGCCTGCTCTACGTCGGCATTACCCGCGCGCAGCAGAAGCTGGCGCTGACCTACTGCACGGTCCGCATGAAGTGGGGCCAGCAGCATGCCTGCCAGCCCAGCAGCTTCCTGATGGAGCTGGATGACGAGTATCTCATCCATACCAGCTACGACGACGTGATGGGCGCCGAGGTGGATGATGAAGAGCTGGGGGACTTCTTCGGCGGCTTGAAGGATTTCCTGAACGGCTGA
- a CDS encoding glycoside hydrolase family 16 protein produces MIRASLLALACFSTLSPAQEAPAGWKLVWSDEFDGKEIDFSKWDVEENGHGGGNGEMQYYADRPENIRVENGKLVIEAKKEKFNSAGVEKDYSSGRMRTKRRASWTYGRFEIRAKLPTGRGIWPAIWMLPENSPYGGWAASGEIDIMEMVGHEPNRVHGTLHHGANWPQNVHTGAPYTLEKGSFADDFHVFAIEWEKGEIRWYVDGKLYQTQNKWSSTGGPFPAPFDKPFHMVLNVAVGGGWPGPPDDKTVFPQKMEVDWVRVYQKP; encoded by the coding sequence ATGATCCGCGCCTCCCTACTCGCCCTCGCCTGTTTCTCCACACTCTCCCCCGCCCAGGAAGCCCCCGCAGGCTGGAAGCTCGTCTGGTCCGACGAGTTTGATGGCAAGGAGATCGATTTCTCCAAATGGGACGTGGAAGAGAACGGCCACGGTGGCGGCAATGGCGAGATGCAATATTACGCCGACCGCCCGGAAAACATCCGCGTCGAGAACGGCAAGCTGGTGATCGAGGCAAAGAAGGAGAAGTTCAATTCCGCCGGCGTCGAGAAGGACTACAGCTCCGGCCGCATGCGCACCAAGCGCCGCGCCAGCTGGACCTACGGTCGCTTTGAGATCCGGGCCAAGCTCCCGACCGGCCGTGGCATCTGGCCCGCCATCTGGATGCTCCCTGAAAACAGCCCCTACGGCGGGTGGGCAGCCAGCGGGGAAATCGACATCATGGAGATGGTCGGCCACGAGCCGAACAGGGTCCACGGCACCCTCCATCATGGGGCCAACTGGCCACAGAACGTCCACACCGGTGCTCCCTACACCTTGGAAAAGGGCAGCTTCGCCGATGACTTTCATGTCTTCGCCATCGAGTGGGAGAAGGGCGAGATCCGCTGGTATGTGGATGGCAAGCTTTACCAGACCCAGAACAAGTGGAGCAGCACGGGAGGCCCCTTCCCCGCGCCCTTCGACAAGCCCTTCCACATGGTCCTGAATGTCGCGGTCGGCGGTGGCTGGCCCGGCCCGCCGGATGACAAGACGGTCTTCCCGCAGAAGATGGAAGTGGACTGGGTACGGGTGTATCAGAAGCCCTGA
- a CDS encoding winged helix-turn-helix transcriptional regulator: protein MKLSLSPAQTGIGYDKNCPMRDVLDCIGDRWSLLVLAYLSAGTLRFTELKRAIGDISQRMLSQTLRSLERDGYLSRHAYPTVPPKVEYTLTALGTSLLERVEPLLLWANENHAKVLKAREAYVPPPAAAPL from the coding sequence ATGAAGCTTTCCCTTTCGCCCGCCCAGACGGGCATCGGCTATGACAAGAACTGCCCGATGCGTGATGTGCTCGATTGCATCGGTGACCGCTGGAGCTTGCTAGTGCTTGCCTATCTTTCGGCGGGCACCTTGCGCTTCACGGAGCTCAAGCGGGCGATCGGCGATATCTCCCAGCGCATGCTTTCCCAGACCCTGCGCTCGCTGGAGAGGGACGGCTACCTTTCACGACATGCCTATCCCACCGTCCCTCCGAAGGTCGAATACACGCTAACCGCACTGGGGACTTCACTGCTGGAGAGAGTCGAGCCGCTGCTGCTCTGGGCGAACGAGAACCACGCGAAGGTCCTGAAGGCGCGGGAGGCCTATGTCCCGCCGCCGGCAGCCGCTCCGCTATGA